Proteins from a single region of Sebastes umbrosus isolate fSebUmb1 chromosome 8, fSebUmb1.pri, whole genome shotgun sequence:
- the trpm6 gene encoding transient receptor potential cation channel subfamily M member 6 isoform X1, translated as MSFTEKSRKSWIEETIFKRECVKFIPSSRDLHRCIPVCQVCQNLIRCCCGHLMGEHSWQESLPPISLYPGPGQDLEEDWSIELHTKASPTNAYGTIDFQDTATRVCRAKYVRVAVDSKPEVLLQLMLKEWQMERPKLLLTVQGGSENFTLPLKVEQAFSKGLITAALSTGAWILTDGINTGVSKYVGEAVKTFGGHNLRKRNTVGITPWGVIDNNTDLIGRDVFRPYQPLGNPLSKQARLNGFHSHFLLVDDGTLGKHGCQQGLRGKLEKHIRLQKIHPRLNQGVPVVCVVLEGGPAIVSTVLDYVSNVPPVPVFVFEGSGRAADLLAFLHKQTAIDRQLDTDIKEDFLVRIGNVFGVDIAEASQLYSLLLQCMNHRQSITIFDSESEDQTAPDAAILTTSLKGTKASPAEQLSMALAWDRADIAQKDVLVYGQHWQVGSLEQAMLDALVMDRVSFVKLLIDNGMTMNRFLTVDRLEDLYNTTQGQTDRFLHHLVEDAKQTSLPIGYRLSLIDMGLVIEYLIGGAYRSTYTRKHFRAAYSRQKDKEGRRDSSASFSRQRRGLIPNPTRVKTLQNQYFFRTAQPYKPKEQDVSPGSSREIPSSHGLGDAPLLVTFNFNDLFVWAVLQQRQQMALFLWQHGEEALARATVACKLYRSMAIEVRQSSMDDNISERFKTYSLEFGQLAVDALDCAFRQNEQMAMKLLTIEMEAWSHFTCLQMAVSSCHRPFVSHSCTQTLLTDLWTGSLNMRKNSYLKIILSLLLPPAILLLEFKSKAEMCHVPQSHEAMPFGLESVKTAPAHEGTDHTDAERRTSFDDTCFGPVSDTVSSITVQCLSWITRVYEFYTAPVVKFWFHTMSYLAFLMLFSFVVLVKMGDRPSVQEWLVIAYILSTAVEKTREVLMSEPRKLSQKLKIWFSEYWNVSDFIAILLFLAGLALRWHADPYRRAGRISYCLDIIFWFVRVTDLLAVNQHAGPYLTMITKMTKNMFFIVVMMAIVLLSFGVSRKAILSPDEEPSWSLARDVVFEPYWMIYGEVYAKEIDPCDDGVPCPPASFLTAFLQAVYLFFQYIIMVNILIAFFNNVYFDMESSSNKLWKYNRYRYIMTYQERPWLPPPLILLSHMTSSLRTIYRRCIGDAEQEERGSGLKLNLGHEDRKKLHEFEEKCVEAYFHEKSDDLHSSQINRIRATAERVEEMYMMMGEVSEKVIFIQDSLSELDCQLGRLQDLSALAVDTLTLLSASDSLHQEEARLSQCRPITASRHILPHSWTLPHRSRADCDALNMRRVIPKSCKSTPPSLLKGYTLVASRLASQECHVGAWGSQGGRRGHTEEGEDGAKEDPQFRDQTPCESCGQSRCGSPLSPRGMDSPHHKLWTCEPYLYPSQEETSMEEGEEEEVEEEREQEEERIHKQLSDTEVSRTSSDAVLLSDPRDISEGLVNPAFSHDDSQPSSRSRPSSQWERPVKSPRWAYLSRDRPYGYCRSLSCSVENMAFSGTPLSPMRGSFPSLNEPMNKESLSDGRGFRDDTSLRCSRSREWSKSSDFTQVSDSRGKNHNRKTVKIQESSPDTATTQSHLSDACWRRWRRLRGEPTCWSASTSLNQLNFEPMDLLQKQVFPHQDVYSPTHSAWNSWARSMSHRSSLQSGIAPEAKSSSFQSTDNLYPHYSAVERNNLMRLAHTIPFTPVSILGGEEVSIYSLEEVPSDADPESGPVSSWSSRGLSAMLQPLSSEEGSLDGGLRRGCRVLCTWAERDVLRPGLVYVVKAFRPEVVRAWQRYFHGSTAQQLCLREIQQQKAAQKMMQEFNEVIPDDMHHSPRFLDVALVLWHSNGQWLTIERNMSGDFRKYNNNTGEEITPCCSLEEMLLAFSHWTYEFSCRELVVLDIQGVGEELTDPTVIMADDQSGSRGEMLFGPDNLGDAGISGFLQKHSCGACCRRLGLADFSNKSNQIIHAGCVDFLPGLFEDVSGRLREQQRGGRADVGERRTRRR; from the exons ATGAGCTTCACTGAGAAG TCACGAAAGTCTTGGATTGAGGAAACCATCTtcaagagagagtgtgtgaagtTTATCCCTTCATCTCGGGACTTACATAG ATGTATTCCCGTATGTCAAGTATGCCAAAACTTGATCAG ATGTTGCTGTGGTCACCTGATGGGGGAGCACTCCTGGCAAGAGTCCCTCCCCCCCATATCCCTCTATCCTGGTCCAGGACAGGACCTGGAAGAGGACTGGTCCATAGAGCTCCACACCAAAGCCAGTCCCACCAATGCCTATGGGACCATAGACTTTCAGGACACTGCCACACGTGTCTGCCGGGCCAAG TACGTCCGTGTGGCTGTGGACTCCAAGCCGGAGGTGCTGCTCCAACTGATGCTGAAGGAGTGGCAGATGGAGAGACCCAAGCTGCTACTGACTGTCCAGGGGGGCTCTGAAAATTTCACCCTACCCCTTAAAGTCGAGCAGGCCTTCAGCAAAGGGCTGATCACTGCCGCTCTCAGCACAGGGGCATGGATACTCACTGATGGTATTAATACAG GTGTGTCTAAGTATGTGGGCGAGGCAGTGAAAACATTTGGGGGCCACAACCTGAGGAAGAGAAACACAGTCGGCATCACACCATGGGGAGTCATTGACAACAACACGGACCTTATAGGCAGAGAT GTGTTCAGGCCCTACCAGCCACTGGGGAACCCTTTGAGCAAGCAGGCCCGTCTTAATGGTTTCCACTCCCACTTTCTGCTGGTGGATGATGGAACGCTGGGAAAACATGGCTGCCAACAAGGCCTCAGGGGGAAGCTGGAGAAACACATCCGTCTACAGAAGATACACCCCc GACTGAACCAAGGAGTacctgtggtgtgtgtggtgctgGAGGGAGGTCCTGCCATTGTGTCCACAGTGTTGGACTATGTCAGCAATGTGCCCCCTGTGCCAGTGTTTGTGTTCGAGGGATCGGGTAGGGCTGCTGACCTGCTCGCCTTCTTACACAAGCAGACTGCTATTGACAG GCAGTTGGATACTGACATTAAAGAGGACTTCCTTGTCAGGATTGGAAATGTGTTTGGAGTAGATATAGCAGAAGCCTCTCAGCTCTACAGTCTCCTCCTGCAGTGTATGAATCACAGACAGTCT ATTACCATCTTTGACTCCGAGTCAGAGGACCAAACGGCACCCGATGCAGCCATTTTGACAACTAGTCTCAAGG GCACCAAGGCCAGTCCTGCAGAGCAGCTGAGCATGGCCTTAGCCTGGGACAGGGCTGACATTGCACAGAAAGATGTCCTGGTCTATGGACAGCATTGGCAG GTGGGTTCCTTGGAGCAGGCTATGCTGGACGCTCTGGTGATGGACCGGGTCAGTTTTGTCAAACTGCTGATTGACAACGGCATGACTATGAACCGCTTCCTTACTGTGGATCGCCTCGAGGATCTCTATAACACg ACACAGGGGCAGACAGACCGTTTCCTGCACCACCTCGTTGAAGATGCGAAACAG acttCTCTTCCCATAGGGTaccgtctctctctcattgACATGGGCCTGGTGATAGAGTACCTCATAGGAGGAGCGTACCGCAGCACCTACACACGGAAACACTTCAGAGCTGCCTACAGCCGCCAGAAGGACAAA GAGGGTAGACGGGACAGTTCCGCCTCCTTCTCTAGACAGAGACGGGGATTAATACCAAACCCTACGAGGGTCAAGACTCTTCAGAACCAGTATTTCTTTAGAACGGCTCAGCCCTACAAACCCAAG GAGCAAGATGTGTCACCTGGGAGCAGTCGAGAGATCCCGTCGAGCCATGGCCTTGGTGACGCTCCGCTGCTGGTTACCTTCAACTTCAACGACCTGTTCGTGTGGGCCGTGCTTCAGCAGCGTCAGCAGATGGCGCTCTTCCTGTGGCAGCACGGCGAGGAGGCGCTGGCACGCGCCACAGTGGCCTGTAAGCTTTACCGCTCCATGGCCATTGAGGTGCGGCAGAGCAGTATGGACGACAACATTTCAGAGCGATTCAAGACATAttcact tgAGTTTGGTCAGCTGGCGGTGGACGCATTAGACTGTGCGTTTCGTCAGAACGAGCAGATGGCCATGAAGCTGTTGACTATAGAGATGGAGGCATGGAGCCATTTCACCTGTCTGCAGATGGCTGTCTCTTCATGTCATAGACCATTCGTCTCACACTCCTGCACTCAGACCCTCCTCACAGATCTCTGGACTGGTTCGCTCAACATGAGAAAAAACTCCTATCTGaag ATCATTTTGAGCCTTCTTCTGCCCCCTGCCATCTTGCTACTGGAGTTTAAAAGCAAAGCTGAAATGTGCCATGTACCACAGTCCCATGAGGCAATGCCGTTTGGACTTGAGTCTGTGAAGACCGCACCAGCCCACGAGGGAACTGATCACACG GATGCAGAGCGACGCACGTCATTCGATGACACATGTTTTGGTCCTGTGTCAGACACTGTGTCCTCTATCACCGTACAGTGTCTGTCCTGGATCACAAGAGTCTATGAATTCTACACAGCTCCTGTTGTCaagttctggtttcacaca ATGTCGTACTTGGCCTTTCTGATGTTATTCTCCTTCGTCGTGCTGGTGAAGATGGGGGATCGACCCAGTGTTCAGGAGTGGCTGGTCATAGCTTACATCTTGTCCACTGCAGTGGAGAAAaccagagag GTACTAATGTCTGAGCCGAGGAAGCTGAGCCAGAAGCTGAAGATTTGGTTCTCAGAGTACTGGAACGTATCAGATTTCATtgccatcctcctcttcctggcTGGATTGGCGCTGCGTTGGCATGCTGATCCCTACCGGAGGGCAGGACGCATCAGTTACTGTCTGGACATCATCTTCTGGTTCGTCAGGGTGACGGATCTGCTGGCTGTCAATCAGCATGCCGGCCCTTACCTCACCATGATCACTAAGATG ACCAAAAACATGTTCTTCATAGTGGTGATGATGGCAATAGTGCTGCTGAGCTTCGGGGTGTCCAGGAAGGCCATCCTGTCACCAGACGAGGAGCCGTCCTGGAGCCTAGCTCGAGACGTAGTCTTCGAGCCCTACTGGATGATCTACGGAGAGGTCTACGCAAAGGAGATAGATC CCTGTGACGACGGTGTTCCATGTCCTCCTGCATCCTTTCTTACGGCGTTCCTCCAGGCTGTCTATCTGTTCTTCCAGTATATCATCATGGTCAACATCCTCATTGCATTTTTTAA CAACGTCTACTTTGACATGGAATCGTCGTCCAATAAGCTGTGGAAGTACAACCGCTATCGCTACATAATGACCTATCAGGAGAGGCCATGGCTGCCTCCGCCCCTTATACTCCTCAGTCACATGACCTCAAGCTTGAGAACCATCTACAGGAGATGTATTGGTGACGctgagcaggaggagagaggctcTGGACTCA AGCTCAACCTGGGCCACGAGGATCGTAAGAAGCTCCATGAGTTTGAGGAGAAATGTGTAGAGGCCTACTTCCACGAGAAGAGTGATGATCTCCACAGCAGTCAAATTAACAGGATCAGAGCCACAGCTGAGAG AGTCGAGGAGATGTACATGATGATGGGGGAGGTCTCGGAGAAGGTCATCTTTATTCAGGACAGCCTGTCGGAGCTGGACTGTCAGCTGGGTCGACTCCAGGACCTATCTGCGCTGGCCGTCGACACCCTCACTCTGCTCTCTGCTTCCGACAGCCTGCACCAGGAGGAGGCACGCCTGTCTCAATGTCGACCCATCACAGCGTCCCGGCACATCCTCCCTCACAGCTGGACCCTCCCGCACAGAAGCAGAGCAGACTGCGATGCACTTAATATGCGGCGAGTGATACCCAAGTCGTGCAAAAGTACCCCGCCTTCTTTGCTGAAGGGCTATACTCTGGTGGCGAGTCGGCTGGCATCACAGGAGTGCCATGTTGGAGCTTGGGGGAGTCagggaggaagacgaggacACACTGAGGAGGGAGAGGACGGAGCAAAGGAG GATCCACAGTTCAGGGATCAGACACCCTGTGAGTCTTGTGGGCAGTCCCGCTGTGGGTCTCCTCTTTCTCCCAGAGGCATGGATTCACCACATCATAAACTCTGGACATGTGAGCCGTACCTGTATCCCAGTCAAGAGGAAACTTCCATggaagagggagaagaagaggaggtggaagaagagagagagcaagaggaggaaaggataCATAAACAGCTGTCTGATACAGAAGTGTCCAGAACCTCTAGTGATGCTGTCCTTCTGTCCGACCCTCGAGACATCTCTGAGGGTTTGGTAAATCCTGCATTTTCTCATGATGATAGCCAACCAAGTTCTCGGTCCAGACCTTCCAGCCAATGGGAAAGACCTGTGAAATCTCCCAGGTGGGCGTATCTGTCCAGAGACCGTCCCTACGGCTACTGCAGGTCCCTGTCGTGCAGCGTGGAGAATATGGCTTTCTCTGGGACGCCTCTCAGTCCAATGAGGGGATCATTTCCTTCTCTTAACGAACCAATGAACAAAGAGAGTTTGTCTGATGGGAGGGGTTTCAGGGACGACACATCGCTACGATGCAGCAGGAGCAGAG aGTGGTCCAAGTCCTCTGACTTCACTCAAGTCTCAGACAGCAGAGGCAAAAACCATAACAGGAAGACAGTGAAGATACAAGAGAGCAGTCCAGATACT GCAACCACACAGTCCCATTTGTCTGATGCCTGCTGGAGAAGGTGGCGGAGATTGAGAGGAGAACCTACATGTTGGTCAGCTTCGACCAGCCTAAATCAGCTCA attttgagCCAATGGATTTGTTGCAGAAGCAGGTGTTTCCCCATCAG GATGTGTATAGCCCCACTCATTCAGCATGGAACAGCTGGGCCAGATCCATGAGCCACAGGTCTTC TTTACAGAGTGGGATTGCACCTGAAG CAAAAAGCTCCTCCTTCCAGTCCACTGACAATTTGTATCCGCACTATTCAG CGGTGGAGAGAAACAATCTGATGAGACTGGCTCACACCATTCCCTTCACTCCTGTCTCCATTCTGG GAGGTGAAGAGGTGAGCATCTACTCTCTGGAGGAAGTGCCCTCTGATGCTGACCCTGAATCTGGCCCAGTGTCCTCCTGGTCGTCACGAGGCCTGTCTGCCATGCtgcagcccctctccagtgagGAGGGCTCTCTGGACGGGGGTCTCCGGCGGGGCTGCAGGGTGCTGTGTACCTGGGCAGAACGGGACGTGCTCAGACCTGGTCTGGTGTACGTGGTCAAAGCCTTTAGGCCGGAGGTTGTTCGTGCCTGGCAGAGGTACTTCCATGGTAGCACGGCACAGCAGCTTTGTTTAAGG GAGATCCAGCAGCAGAAAGCAGCCCAGAAGATGATGCAAGAGTTCAACGAGGTCATACCTGATGACATGCACCACTCACCaag GTTTCTAGATGTAGCTCTGGTCCTCTGGCATTCAAATGGCCAGTGGCTGACTATTGAGAGGAACATGTCCGGTGACTTCaggaaatacaacaacaacacaggagAGGAGATCACGCCCTGCTGTTCACTGGAGGAAATGCTGCTAGCGTTCTCCCACTGGACATACGAGTTCTCGTGCAGAGAGCTTGTGGTGCTCGATATACAAG GAGTAGGAGAGGAGCTGACAGATCCAACAGTCATTATGGCCGACGATCAAAG TGGTAGCAGGGGTGAGATGCTTTTCGGTCCAGATAACCTGGGAGATGCCGGCATCAGCGGTTTCCTGCAGAAACACTCTTGCGGTGCCTGCTGCCGCAGACTGGGACTAGCAG ATTTCTCCAACAAATCAAACCAAATTATTCATGCCGGATGCGTGGACTTCCTCCCAGGCCT ATTTGAGGACGTGTCCGGACGGCTGCGAGAACAGCAGCGAGGCGGCAGAGCCGACGTCGGGGAAAGAAGAACAAGACGACGATGA